One genomic segment of Bacteroides caccae includes these proteins:
- a CDS encoding acetate--CoA ligase family protein — protein sequence MITTQLLRPESIVVVGASNNVHKPGGAILKNLINGGYQGELRAVNPKEKEVQGVPAFADVKDLPDTDLAVLAVPAALCPDIVETLAGTKQTRAFIILSAGFGEETHEGALLEERILETVNKYGASLIGPNCIGLMNTWHHSVFSQPIPNLNLKGVDLISSSGATAVFILESAVTKGLQFNSVWSVGNAKQIGVEDVLQFMDENFDPEKDSHLKLLYIESIQNPDRLLFHASSLIRKGCKIAAIKAGSSESGSRAASSHTGAIASSDSAVEALFRKAGIVRCFSREELTTVGCVFTLPELKGKNFAIITHAGGPGVMLTDALSKGGLNVPKLEGELAEELKAQLFPGAAVGNPIDILATGTPEHLRLCIDYCEEKLENIDAMMAIFGTPGLVTMFEMYDVLHEKMQTCKKPIFPILPSINTAGAEVAAFLAKGHVNFADEVTLGTALSRIVNAPKPAVPEIELFGVDVPRIRRIIDSIPEDGYIEPHYVQALLHAAGIPLVDEFVSDNKEEIVAFARRCGFPVVAKVVGPVHKSDVGGVVLNIKSEQHLALEFDRMMQIPDARSIMVQPMLKGTELFIGAKYEEKFGHVVLCGLGGIFVEVLKDVSSGLAPLSYEEAYSMIHSLRAYKIIQGTRGQKGVNEDKFAEIIVRLSTLLRFATEIKEMDINPLLATEKAVVAVDARIKIEK from the coding sequence ATGATAACAACCCAGTTGCTTCGCCCTGAAAGTATTGTTGTAGTAGGGGCTTCGAATAATGTACATAAGCCGGGTGGCGCAATATTAAAGAACTTGATAAACGGAGGTTATCAGGGAGAACTTCGGGCGGTAAACCCGAAGGAGAAGGAAGTACAAGGAGTTCCCGCCTTTGCAGATGTGAAAGATCTTCCTGATACGGATTTGGCAGTATTGGCTGTGCCTGCCGCACTGTGTCCCGATATTGTGGAAACATTGGCTGGTACAAAACAAACTCGGGCATTTATCATACTCTCTGCCGGATTTGGAGAGGAAACGCATGAAGGGGCGCTATTGGAAGAACGTATCCTGGAAACTGTGAATAAATACGGCGCTTCGCTGATTGGACCTAATTGTATCGGTTTGATGAATACCTGGCATCATAGCGTGTTCAGCCAACCTATCCCTAACCTGAACCTGAAAGGAGTTGATCTAATCTCCAGTTCCGGTGCAACAGCGGTGTTTATTCTGGAAAGTGCGGTGACGAAAGGATTGCAATTTAATTCTGTCTGGTCGGTAGGTAATGCCAAACAGATCGGTGTAGAAGATGTCTTGCAATTTATGGACGAGAACTTTGATCCCGAGAAAGATTCACATCTGAAATTGCTTTATATTGAAAGTATTCAGAACCCGGACAGATTATTGTTTCATGCTTCCTCTTTGATAAGAAAAGGATGTAAGATTGCTGCTATCAAGGCCGGAAGTTCGGAGAGCGGAAGCCGTGCGGCATCTTCTCATACGGGAGCGATTGCAAGTTCCGACTCAGCGGTAGAGGCGTTGTTCCGTAAAGCAGGAATTGTGCGTTGTTTCTCTCGTGAGGAACTGACGACCGTAGGTTGTGTATTTACTTTACCCGAATTGAAAGGAAAGAATTTTGCCATTATCACTCATGCCGGAGGACCGGGGGTAATGTTGACAGATGCGTTGAGTAAAGGCGGTTTGAACGTACCGAAGCTCGAAGGCGAATTGGCGGAAGAACTGAAAGCTCAACTTTTTCCCGGTGCTGCCGTTGGAAATCCGATAGATATTCTGGCTACCGGGACACCAGAGCATTTGCGTCTCTGCATTGATTACTGTGAAGAAAAGCTTGAAAACATAGATGCCATGATGGCTATCTTCGGAACTCCGGGATTGGTTACTATGTTTGAAATGTATGATGTGCTTCACGAAAAGATGCAAACTTGCAAGAAACCGATTTTCCCGATTCTTCCTTCTATCAATACTGCCGGAGCTGAAGTTGCAGCGTTTCTTGCTAAAGGGCACGTGAACTTTGCCGATGAAGTAACACTCGGGACGGCCCTTTCGCGTATCGTTAATGCTCCTAAACCGGCTGTTCCTGAAATAGAATTGTTTGGAGTGGATGTCCCGAGGATTCGTCGTATTATTGATTCGATTCCGGAAGACGGATATATCGAGCCTCATTATGTACAGGCATTGCTCCATGCGGCAGGTATCCCGTTGGTAGACGAATTTGTTTCGGATAATAAGGAAGAGATCGTAGCCTTCGCCCGCCGATGTGGATTCCCCGTAGTGGCTAAGGTTGTCGGTCCGGTGCATAAATCGGATGTCGGCGGAGTGGTGCTGAATATTAAAAGCGAGCAACACTTGGCGCTGGAATTTGACCGGATGATGCAGATCCCTGATGCCAGGTCGATAATGGTGCAGCCTATGCTGAAAGGGACAGAACTGTTCATTGGTGCGAAATATGAGGAGAAGTTCGGCCATGTAGTGCTTTGCGGTTTAGGGGGTATTTTTGTGGAAGTGCTCAAAGATGTATCTTCCGGTTTGGCTCCGCTTTCTTATGAGGAGGCTTATTCGATGATTCACTCATTGCGCGCCTATAAAATCATCCAGGGAACGCGAGGCCAGAAGGGAGTAAACGAGGATAAATTTGCTGAAATTATTGTCCGTTTGTCTACCTTGCTCCGGTTTGCAACGGAAATCAAAGAAATGGATATCAATCCGCTTCTCGCAACGGAAAAGGCTGTTGTGGCCGTAGATGCACGTATTAAAATAGAGAAATAA
- a CDS encoding RHS repeat-associated core domain-containing protein codes for MNIKRIIVLVLISASSGLLCAQRKTVNMSDRYGILTVTPLDKYTGAASLLKTNGVRSLTDVSYGDGFGGVSQKIHVGITPQGKDLTESYEYNSLGNLQSRTLPVPVLSEGASGNYKQILKSAQEYYGHSNVCSRFAYEASHRSLLLKEFGVGDEWTGKAVSKKYSCNLESIPVQRCKRYLVSDGGELVESDSPYADGSLRGIRSEDEDGNMHWEFYNSENQLVLSRILDGDTFFDTYFVYDEYGNLVFVLPPGYQDHPDLDLYAYIYRYDYLDRLVYKKLPGCAPSYLVYDAAHRLVFSQDGCQRNDSLWSFFVYDVYGRVVVEGECSNSDKHVRTAGETVVLGTLMEGDTGLAYSGYQSSFDLVDPCVYVVNYYDTYDFRTRNGFSAYNFPEGTVSATGNLTGSILCTHGSSGFIYSADYYDINKRIVKSLSSRVNGGMDTYATEYSFQGRPLSVLHTHTDSSGYSLTERYTYTYDHSSRLTRVSHQYDNNPSVLLLEHAYDELGRLQTDKLDNGIYATDYAYNIRNWLTGIEGGKFSQSLHYTDGLGVPCYNGNISSMTWKSGAGATPRGYKFSYDRLGRLTDAEYGEGPSFSVNTNRFNEQVTGYDKMGNILGLKRYGQTSATGYDVIDDLSLSYAGNRLKKVTDRSTTPAFNNGFEFKDGIDLPTEYEYDENGNLTKDLNKNITAIQYNCLNLPSRVMFANGDSISYLYDAAGRKLRTVHVLEGDSVTTDYCGNVVYENGVPQILLTEVGYVSLTDGKYHYYLKDHQGNNRVVVDEEGTVEEVNHYYPFGGVFSSTGDAQPYKYNGKELDRKGGLDWYDYGARMYDAALGRFMKTDRFSEKYVSLSPYQYGANNPVNNIDVNGDSITVLNYGYIRKQHMAILIQNDAGEWQYFSVNGDNVYVSGEFSGGRKFNDIAVGEFDSPQEFLNSPYNSYGASDDMSINTYGFSEGYMIPTSKEQDDIIRDTFISISKNESYDFLGNNCSTVVQKSLEAAGIITFTQKSTRHRIPSSHYLGESSFIATISTSRPVIPSVSFRAIIKNNPQGKMIYR; via the coding sequence ATGAATATAAAAAGAATCATTGTTCTTGTATTGATAAGTGCAAGCTCCGGTCTTCTTTGCGCTCAGAGGAAGACTGTGAACATGAGTGACCGTTATGGCATACTTACGGTAACTCCGCTTGACAAATATACGGGAGCAGCCTCGCTGTTGAAAACGAACGGTGTGCGCTCCCTGACTGATGTGTCCTATGGGGATGGTTTTGGCGGTGTTTCTCAGAAGATACACGTCGGAATAACCCCGCAGGGCAAAGACCTGACTGAAAGTTATGAGTATAACTCATTGGGAAATTTACAGTCCCGTACTCTTCCGGTTCCTGTGTTGTCGGAAGGGGCTTCCGGGAACTATAAGCAAATATTAAAGTCGGCACAGGAGTATTACGGGCACAGCAACGTCTGTTCACGTTTCGCGTATGAGGCTTCCCACCGTAGTTTACTGTTAAAAGAGTTTGGTGTTGGTGATGAATGGACCGGTAAAGCCGTATCCAAAAAATATAGCTGTAATCTTGAGAGTATACCCGTCCAACGTTGCAAGCGTTATCTGGTATCCGACGGCGGCGAGCTGGTAGAGAGCGATAGTCCCTATGCAGACGGTAGCCTTCGCGGCATACGCAGCGAGGACGAAGATGGCAACATGCATTGGGAATTTTATAATAGTGAAAATCAGTTGGTCCTTTCACGCATTCTGGATGGTGATACATTTTTTGATACTTATTTTGTCTACGATGAGTATGGCAATCTGGTGTTTGTGCTTCCTCCGGGTTACCAGGATCATCCGGATCTGGATCTTTATGCTTACATATATCGTTATGACTATCTGGATCGTCTTGTTTATAAGAAGCTTCCCGGTTGCGCCCCTTCTTACCTGGTTTATGACGCGGCACACCGTTTGGTTTTCTCTCAGGATGGCTGTCAGCGTAATGATTCTCTTTGGTCATTCTTTGTTTATGATGTCTATGGGCGTGTCGTTGTGGAGGGCGAATGTAGCAACAGCGATAAACATGTTCGGACTGCCGGTGAGACAGTTGTTTTAGGTACTCTTATGGAAGGCGACACCGGCCTGGCGTACAGTGGTTATCAGAGCTCTTTTGATCTGGTTGATCCTTGTGTATATGTGGTGAACTACTATGATACGTATGATTTTAGAACACGAAACGGCTTTTCTGCATATAATTTTCCGGAAGGAACTGTGAGTGCGACCGGTAATCTTACGGGTAGCATACTTTGTACGCATGGCTCTTCGGGATTCATTTATTCTGCGGACTATTATGACATCAATAAGCGGATAGTGAAAAGCCTGTCAAGCCGTGTCAATGGAGGCATGGATACATACGCCACTGAGTACTCCTTTCAAGGACGTCCTCTGTCCGTCCTTCACACCCATACGGATAGTTCCGGGTATTCATTGACGGAACGTTATACCTATACTTATGACCATTCGTCACGCCTGACACGAGTGAGCCACCAATACGATAACAATCCTTCCGTCTTGCTTTTGGAACACGCTTATGACGAGTTGGGCCGATTGCAGACAGACAAACTGGATAACGGTATTTATGCAACAGACTATGCCTACAATATCCGTAACTGGCTGACCGGTATTGAAGGCGGTAAGTTTAGCCAGTCTTTGCATTATACCGACGGTTTGGGAGTCCCTTGTTATAATGGTAATATCAGCAGTATGACTTGGAAAAGTGGAGCCGGGGCCACTCCCCGCGGTTATAAATTCAGTTATGACCGTCTGGGTCGCCTGACTGATGCGGAATATGGTGAAGGGCCGAGCTTTTCTGTAAATACCAACCGTTTTAATGAGCAGGTGACGGGCTATGATAAAATGGGTAATATCTTGGGTCTGAAGCGCTACGGGCAGACTTCAGCGACGGGTTATGATGTGATTGATGATCTTTCTTTGAGTTATGCCGGTAACCGGTTAAAGAAGGTGACAGACCGTTCAACCACCCCTGCCTTCAATAACGGCTTCGAGTTCAAGGACGGCATTGATTTGCCCACAGAATATGAATATGATGAAAACGGCAACCTGACTAAAGATTTAAACAAAAATATAACTGCTATTCAGTATAATTGTTTAAATTTGCCTAGTCGTGTAATGTTTGCGAATGGTGACAGTATATCTTATCTTTATGATGCTGCGGGCAGGAAACTCCGTACCGTGCACGTTCTGGAAGGAGACAGTGTTACAACGGATTACTGCGGCAATGTGGTCTATGAAAATGGAGTACCTCAGATTCTATTGACAGAAGTCGGTTATGTGTCCCTTACTGACGGTAAGTATCATTATTATTTGAAAGATCATCAGGGTAATAATCGTGTGGTTGTAGATGAGGAGGGAACGGTTGAGGAAGTGAATCATTATTATCCGTTTGGAGGTGTGTTTTCTTCTACCGGAGATGCTCAGCCTTATAAGTATAATGGCAAGGAGTTGGATCGTAAAGGTGGGTTGGACTGGTATGATTATGGAGCGAGGATGTATGATGCTGCATTAGGGAGATTTATGAAAACTGATAGATTTTCAGAGAAGTATGTTTCTTTATCACCTTATCAATATGGCGCAAATAATCCGGTGAATAATATTGATGTGAATGGAGATAGTATTACAGTTTTAAATTATGGTTATATAAGGAAACAACATATGGCTATTTTGATTCAAAATGATGCAGGTGAATGGCAATATTTTTCAGTGAATGGAGATAATGTTTATGTCTCTGGTGAGTTTTCTGGAGGGCGAAAATTTAACGACATAGCAGTGGGAGAATTTGATAGTCCTCAAGAATTTTTAAATAGTCCATATAATTCCTATGGTGCTTCTGATGATATGTCTATAAATACGTATGGTTTTTCTGAAGGCTATATGATTCCGACATCGAAAGAGCAAGATGATATTATAAGGGATACCTTTATAAGTATTAGTAAGAATGAGTCATATGATTTTTTAGGAAATAATTGCTCCACAGTGGTACAAAAATCTTTGGAAGCAGCCGGTATAATAACTTTTACTCAAAAGAGTACTAGGCATAGGATTCCAAGTAGCCATTATTTAGGAGAATCATCTTTTATTGCTACTATTTCTACCTCTAGACCCGTTATTCCTAGTGTTTCATTTAGAGCAATTATAAAAAATAATCCACAAGGTAAAATGATTTATAGATAA
- a CDS encoding RHS repeat protein — protein MNNKTIILIIALLTCVGSVYSQGTSPALADTEGKYKYNYVPVSPVSEELMKHIMCPVNYNTGKVELSIPIYEIRTRDFTLPLRLQYDSGGIKVSAGNGVAGLGWNVDFGPTVTRSIQGNPDEEGYLIYNPDFGSWDTSYMHKMTEGMAHEQPDVFFYSTFDAQGNFVFRRPEKSSESGSHIPVYLPLTSDKVETSDIRSGFQVTDGSGNIYRFKEAEYSNTGKITGWKLTDVTSLKQDRLSFSYVTQKLTYADSYDYYAVEDMGESYRNGYWQGVDGKLKFFRMNGYALHNDSLWADFTVENVGQYDNRPYNSVDAKYPKEITYANGKVVFDYSSSLLKTVHIYENGAEIQRVTLNYKQLRFMGRSLLTEVNFTELVNNQSRSYTMSYNDYVDDYSPTQTKAVDKFGYYNGRTGNTDLVERQLVEFGMPYDGDRGVCYAYIGGADRTPDILFAQVYSLQSIKYPTGAREELVYELNTYPDTDEYGNAISSYAGGLRIYSIQCRDVEGTLKNERRFLYEKDGIPTGYAPQVTFVDEMEKLYLRTYSRTSMRYRLYSSLPVADAGAAAGVSVLYPNVSVVEKDDYGKTVSREDYEYNTNFYFPSIINGMVHDEVSHYKKGKLVRRTDYDVDTEQPVHDEEHTYTEISLNNNTPVVAGREVRRANLVVAEQSGVETDDDLYYREYRYSIGRGNTRVENQLTVNTDYYAGKLVSDTVVRTYGSTDWDIRSGLPVREIYKYSDGKKKKCDYTYPYHVNDAVGRAMTAANDILRPAHIGESVEGPEGYMDDSFTSFDYTLDPGSGSALLDEVSVWKHEGLFSMSESYPVHDAYGNVCEIRRADAPVVALLWGYNYSRPVAIVEGASYQEVVSGLRVSVESLQNLDGSALENVLLPLRNAFPAPCRVTVYRYAPQRGVVYMNEPNGNVTTYSYDGFGRLTEIRDKDGAVLEYNEYKK, from the coding sequence ATGAATAATAAGACTATTATTTTAATAATTGCGCTGCTCACTTGTGTGGGCAGCGTATATAGCCAGGGCACCTCGCCGGCTTTGGCTGATACGGAAGGAAAATACAAATATAATTATGTTCCTGTGTCTCCGGTATCGGAGGAGTTGATGAAGCATATTATGTGTCCTGTTAATTATAATACAGGCAAAGTTGAACTTAGTATCCCGATATATGAGATACGTACAAGAGATTTCACGCTGCCTTTACGATTGCAATATGACAGCGGAGGCATCAAGGTCAGTGCGGGAAACGGCGTGGCAGGCTTGGGCTGGAACGTGGATTTCGGTCCCACCGTAACCCGGAGTATTCAAGGAAATCCTGATGAAGAAGGGTATTTGATCTATAACCCGGACTTTGGCAGTTGGGACACTTCTTATATGCATAAGATGACCGAAGGTATGGCGCACGAACAACCGGATGTGTTTTTTTATAGTACATTTGATGCTCAGGGGAATTTCGTGTTCCGGCGTCCTGAGAAATCCTCGGAAAGCGGCTCGCATATACCGGTTTATTTACCGTTGACTTCTGATAAGGTGGAAACGTCAGACATACGTTCGGGATTTCAGGTGACGGACGGTTCCGGTAATATTTACCGTTTTAAGGAAGCCGAATACTCTAATACGGGAAAGATTACAGGCTGGAAACTAACGGATGTCACCAGTCTGAAACAGGACAGGCTTTCTTTTTCGTATGTCACACAGAAGCTCACTTATGCAGATAGTTATGACTATTATGCAGTGGAGGATATGGGTGAAAGTTACCGTAACGGATATTGGCAGGGAGTGGATGGAAAACTGAAGTTTTTCCGGATGAACGGGTATGCTTTGCATAATGATTCTCTTTGGGCCGATTTTACGGTCGAAAACGTTGGCCAGTATGATAACCGGCCTTACAATTCGGTTGATGCAAAATATCCCAAAGAAATCACGTACGCTAATGGAAAAGTCGTTTTTGATTATTCCTCTTCTCTTCTGAAAACCGTGCATATTTATGAAAATGGGGCGGAAATCCAACGTGTCACATTGAATTATAAGCAACTGCGGTTCATGGGACGCAGCCTGCTTACTGAGGTCAATTTTACAGAACTGGTCAATAATCAAAGCCGTAGTTATACAATGTCATATAATGACTACGTGGATGACTATTCACCGACGCAGACCAAAGCAGTGGATAAATTCGGATATTATAACGGACGGACCGGTAATACCGATCTTGTAGAAAGACAATTGGTGGAGTTTGGAATGCCTTACGATGGCGACCGGGGTGTATGTTATGCTTATATTGGAGGTGCGGACCGTACACCGGACATTTTATTCGCCCAGGTTTATTCGTTGCAGTCTATTAAATATCCGACAGGTGCAAGAGAGGAATTAGTGTATGAGCTCAATACATATCCCGATACAGATGAATATGGGAATGCAATTTCATCTTATGCCGGTGGTTTGCGAATTTATTCTATCCAATGCCGTGATGTGGAAGGTACGCTGAAGAATGAACGTCGTTTCTTGTATGAGAAAGACGGTATTCCGACAGGTTATGCTCCTCAAGTGACTTTTGTCGATGAGATGGAGAAACTTTATTTGCGTACCTACTCTCGTACCAGCATGCGTTATCGTTTGTATTCATCCCTGCCGGTGGCCGATGCCGGTGCTGCAGCGGGAGTCTCTGTCCTATATCCTAATGTGAGTGTTGTGGAGAAAGATGATTATGGAAAAACGGTATCTCGTGAAGACTATGAATACAATACGAATTTCTATTTTCCAAGTATAATAAATGGTATGGTGCATGATGAGGTGTCCCATTATAAGAAGGGCAAACTGGTCAGGAGAACGGATTATGATGTAGATACGGAGCAGCCTGTGCATGATGAGGAGCATACATATACTGAAATATCTTTGAACAATAATACTCCTGTGGTGGCGGGACGTGAAGTGCGGCGTGCCAATCTGGTTGTTGCAGAACAGTCCGGTGTGGAAACGGACGATGACCTTTATTATCGTGAGTACAGGTATAGCATTGGCAGGGGGAATACGCGTGTGGAAAACCAGCTCACTGTGAATACGGATTATTATGCTGGTAAGTTGGTCAGTGATACGGTTGTCCGGACTTATGGCTCTACGGACTGGGATATACGATCCGGGCTTCCGGTGAGGGAGATTTATAAGTATAGCGATGGAAAGAAAAAGAAATGTGATTATACTTATCCATATCATGTTAATGATGCCGTTGGAAGGGCGATGACGGCTGCCAATGATATATTGAGACCTGCCCATATAGGAGAATCTGTGGAAGGTCCTGAAGGCTATATGGATGATTCCTTTACCAGTTTCGACTATACTCTGGATCCCGGCTCCGGTTCGGCCTTGCTGGACGAGGTGAGCGTCTGGAAGCATGAGGGGCTCTTTTCAATGAGTGAATCTTATCCTGTACACGATGCTTATGGCAATGTTTGTGAGATCCGCCGTGCGGATGCTCCTGTGGTCGCATTGCTCTGGGGATACAACTACAGTCGTCCGGTGGCTATTGTGGAAGGGGCGTCATATCAGGAAGTCGTTTCCGGGCTGCGCGTGAGTGTGGAGTCTCTTCAAAACCTTGACGGCAGTGCCCTTGAAAATGTATTGCTTCCGTTGCGTAATGCTTTCCCCGCCCCTTGCCGGGTGACCGTTTATAGATATGCTCCGCAACGGGGAGTTGTCTATATGAATGAACCTAACGGGAATGTAACTACATACAGCTATGACGGCTTCGGGAGACTGACGGAAATCCGTGATAAGGACGGCGCTGTGCTGGAGTATAATGAGTATAAGAAATGA
- a CDS encoding smalltalk protein — translation MKKSVWDMILKVVIAVASALAGVLGANAMNL, via the coding sequence ATGAAGAAATCAGTATGGGATATGATCCTGAAGGTGGTTATCGCAGTGGCTTCGGCTTTGGCAGGCGTTTTGGGCGCTAATGCGATGAATCTGTAA
- a CDS encoding HU family DNA-binding protein, translating to MPVLYGPFQSVLKDKNGEQLFYPRVLRTGNVSTSQISKEIAAYSSLSPGDVKNTLDNLVTVVSQHLQSSESVTLDGFGTFRLVMKSNGKGVKTVDDVSAAQASLTVRFLPCSTRHLDGTMATRSLVTGARCVRFDRADTSASGEGEGGKPEGGGSGGGVTPDPSV from the coding sequence ATGCCAGTATTGTATGGTCCATTTCAGTCCGTTCTGAAAGACAAAAACGGAGAACAACTATTCTATCCCCGTGTGTTGCGCACAGGTAATGTAAGTACTTCACAGATCTCTAAAGAGATAGCGGCTTATTCCTCCCTTTCCCCGGGTGATGTGAAGAACACGCTGGACAACCTGGTGACGGTAGTCAGCCAGCATCTTCAATCCTCGGAGAGTGTGACGCTTGACGGTTTCGGAACTTTCCGTCTGGTGATGAAGTCGAACGGTAAAGGTGTGAAAACTGTGGACGACGTGTCTGCCGCCCAAGCTTCACTGACAGTTCGCTTTCTTCCCTGTTCCACCCGTCATTTGGATGGCACTATGGCCACCCGTTCGCTAGTGACAGGCGCCCGGTGTGTCCGTTTCGACCGTGCCGATACCTCTGCTTCCGGTGAAGGAGAGGGTGGCAAGCCCGAAGGCGGCGGTTCCGGCGGTGGGGTGACACCGGATCCGTCAGTGTGA